From Desmodus rotundus isolate HL8 chromosome 12, HLdesRot8A.1, whole genome shotgun sequence, one genomic window encodes:
- the KCTD15 gene encoding BTB/POZ domain-containing protein KCTD15 isoform X1, giving the protein MPHRKERPSGSSLQAQGSAGTEEGGSMSRLSLTRSPVSPLAAQGIPLPAQLTKSNAPVHIDVGGHMYTSSLATLTKYPDSRISRLFNGTEPIVLDSLKQHYFIDRDGEIFRYVLSFLRTSKLLLPDDFKDFSLLYEEARYYQLQPMVRELERWQQEQEQRRRSRACDCLVVRVTPDLGERIALSGEKALIEEVFPETGDVMCNSVNAGWNQDPTHVIRFPLNGYCRLNSVQVLERLFQRGFSVAASCGGGVDSSQFSEYVLCREERRLQPTPTAVRIKQEPLD; this is encoded by the exons ATGCCTCACCGCAAGGAGCGGCCGAGCGGGTCCTCGCTTCAAGCCCAAGGCAGCGCCGGCACTGAG GAGGGAGGAAGCATGTCCCGGTTGTCTCTCACCCGGTCGCCTGTGTCTCCCCTGGCTGCCCAGGGGATCCCACTGCCAGCCCAGCTCACCAAGTCCAACGCGCCTGTGCACATCGATGTGGGCGGCCACATGTATACCAGCAGCTTGGCCACGCTCACCAAGTACCCGGACTCCAG AATAAGCCGCCTCTTCAATGGCACTGAGCCCATCGTCCTAGACAGTCTGAAGCAGCACTACTTCATTGACCGGGACGGAGAGATTTTCCGCTATGTCCTGAGCTTCCTGCGGACGTCAAAACTGCTGCTCCCGGATGACTTCAAG GACTTCAGCctgttgtacgaggaggcacgcTACTACCAGCTGCAGCCCATGGTTCGAGAGCTAGAGCGCtggcagcaggagcaggagcagcgGCGCCGCAGCAGGGCCTGTGACTGCCTGGTGGTGCGGGTCACACCGGACCTGGGTGAGCGCATCGCGCTCAGCGGCGAGAAGGCCCTCATCGAGGAGGTCTTCCCGGAGACGGGGGATGTCATGTGCAACTCTGTCAACGCTGGCTGGAACCAGGACCCTACGCATGTCATCCGCTTCCCGCTCAACGGCTACTGCCGGCTCAACTCAGTGCAG GTCCTGGAGAGGCTGTTCCAGAGGGGTTTCAGCGTGGCTGCGTCCTGCGGGGGTGGCGTGGACTCCTCCCAGTTCAGCGAGTACGTGCTTTGCCGGGAGGAGCGGCGACTGCAGCCCACCCCCACCGCTGTCCGGATAAAGCAGGAGCCCCTGGACTAG
- the KCTD15 gene encoding BTB/POZ domain-containing protein KCTD15 isoform X3, which yields MSRLSLTRSPVSPLAAQGIPLPAQLTKSNAPVHIDVGGHMYTSSLATLTKYPDSRISRLFNGTEPIVLDSLKQHYFIDRDGEIFRYVLSFLRTSKLLLPDDFKDFSLLYEEARYYQLQPMVRELERWQQEQEQRRRSRACDCLVVRVTPDLGERIALSGEKALIEEVFPETGDVMCNSVNAGWNQDPTHVIRFPLNGYCRLNSVQVLERLFQRGFSVAASCGGGVDSSQFSEYVLCREERRLQPTPTAVRIKQEPLD from the exons ATGTCCCGGTTGTCTCTCACCCGGTCGCCTGTGTCTCCCCTGGCTGCCCAGGGGATCCCACTGCCAGCCCAGCTCACCAAGTCCAACGCGCCTGTGCACATCGATGTGGGCGGCCACATGTATACCAGCAGCTTGGCCACGCTCACCAAGTACCCGGACTCCAG AATAAGCCGCCTCTTCAATGGCACTGAGCCCATCGTCCTAGACAGTCTGAAGCAGCACTACTTCATTGACCGGGACGGAGAGATTTTCCGCTATGTCCTGAGCTTCCTGCGGACGTCAAAACTGCTGCTCCCGGATGACTTCAAG GACTTCAGCctgttgtacgaggaggcacgcTACTACCAGCTGCAGCCCATGGTTCGAGAGCTAGAGCGCtggcagcaggagcaggagcagcgGCGCCGCAGCAGGGCCTGTGACTGCCTGGTGGTGCGGGTCACACCGGACCTGGGTGAGCGCATCGCGCTCAGCGGCGAGAAGGCCCTCATCGAGGAGGTCTTCCCGGAGACGGGGGATGTCATGTGCAACTCTGTCAACGCTGGCTGGAACCAGGACCCTACGCATGTCATCCGCTTCCCGCTCAACGGCTACTGCCGGCTCAACTCAGTGCAG GTCCTGGAGAGGCTGTTCCAGAGGGGTTTCAGCGTGGCTGCGTCCTGCGGGGGTGGCGTGGACTCCTCCCAGTTCAGCGAGTACGTGCTTTGCCGGGAGGAGCGGCGACTGCAGCCCACCCCCACCGCTGTCCGGATAAAGCAGGAGCCCCTGGACTAG
- the KCTD15 gene encoding BTB/POZ domain-containing protein KCTD15 isoform X2 has translation MPHRKERPSGSSLQAQGSAGTEGIPLPAQLTKSNAPVHIDVGGHMYTSSLATLTKYPDSRISRLFNGTEPIVLDSLKQHYFIDRDGEIFRYVLSFLRTSKLLLPDDFKDFSLLYEEARYYQLQPMVRELERWQQEQEQRRRSRACDCLVVRVTPDLGERIALSGEKALIEEVFPETGDVMCNSVNAGWNQDPTHVIRFPLNGYCRLNSVQVLERLFQRGFSVAASCGGGVDSSQFSEYVLCREERRLQPTPTAVRIKQEPLD, from the exons ATGCCTCACCGCAAGGAGCGGCCGAGCGGGTCCTCGCTTCAAGCCCAAGGCAGCGCCGGCACTGAG GGGATCCCACTGCCAGCCCAGCTCACCAAGTCCAACGCGCCTGTGCACATCGATGTGGGCGGCCACATGTATACCAGCAGCTTGGCCACGCTCACCAAGTACCCGGACTCCAG AATAAGCCGCCTCTTCAATGGCACTGAGCCCATCGTCCTAGACAGTCTGAAGCAGCACTACTTCATTGACCGGGACGGAGAGATTTTCCGCTATGTCCTGAGCTTCCTGCGGACGTCAAAACTGCTGCTCCCGGATGACTTCAAG GACTTCAGCctgttgtacgaggaggcacgcTACTACCAGCTGCAGCCCATGGTTCGAGAGCTAGAGCGCtggcagcaggagcaggagcagcgGCGCCGCAGCAGGGCCTGTGACTGCCTGGTGGTGCGGGTCACACCGGACCTGGGTGAGCGCATCGCGCTCAGCGGCGAGAAGGCCCTCATCGAGGAGGTCTTCCCGGAGACGGGGGATGTCATGTGCAACTCTGTCAACGCTGGCTGGAACCAGGACCCTACGCATGTCATCCGCTTCCCGCTCAACGGCTACTGCCGGCTCAACTCAGTGCAG GTCCTGGAGAGGCTGTTCCAGAGGGGTTTCAGCGTGGCTGCGTCCTGCGGGGGTGGCGTGGACTCCTCCCAGTTCAGCGAGTACGTGCTTTGCCGGGAGGAGCGGCGACTGCAGCCCACCCCCACCGCTGTCCGGATAAAGCAGGAGCCCCTGGACTAG